From Megalobrama amblycephala isolate DHTTF-2021 linkage group LG8, ASM1881202v1, whole genome shotgun sequence, the proteins below share one genomic window:
- the zgc:161969 gene encoding zinc finger BED domain-containing protein 4 isoform X4 has product MERSRTAFDHWMHKHHFTFRDTRGRNITVQCNLCLPKINILSTARDSTSNLKKHLECHSPCQMRKRQHSEMSEPEPLFLPPKRLKSVVWEYFGYLKDPGGTILVDGYPVCRMCRKKVSARAGNTSNMMHHLRDHHPKEFAKLNRKHSVVCRKRIRDAPSSDGPSNYGPSIMENQTEESAEAKEAKSDPTIYYQTQSRLNALVFNFIVEDVQPISILEQPGFKKLIEALSRGKKVMSPNAFVTRLDVTFDRMKGELKAKLDKVQTLCTTADIWSVQDRSYFGMTCHWLEDNLERKSAALACTRIPISYTCETIIAKIQEIHSSYNIESKVQATVTDNCNNFVKAFKEFSSEDDQEVEDSHFEDLGSILCDGEMGGDFFLSYFLPPHQRCAAQTLNLIASKDLADAVSNGTAGKLHSSAIAKCAAIWHKTHSSTESAEALESIAKMTITVPCLNKWSSEYYAVNKLMSLTDSQLNELTEALGVTRFTPDETAYLTEYTDVFKPVAFALDLLQGEEKCFLGIVIPTLLTLKRKLEEKAANTHLFSKVIENTVKAIDSRFKQVFDSSDARLATATMPQFRLWWLPEDEREALRAQLITEVVQVDQGTEETETNGGSVHEDDFFSYGPGSSGNKGGKREAAEEVWLYLQGTNKDLKCLNEFPGVKKVFIKFNTTLPSSAPVQHLFSNGANAVTAKGNHLTDEHFERVLLLRYNSKITTALE; this is encoded by the exons ATGGAGCGGTCTCGCACAGCCTTCGACCACTGGATGCACAAACACCACTTCACATTCAGAGACACGCGCGGCAGAAACATCACCGTGCAGTGCAACCTCTGCCTCCCCAAAATCAACATCCTATCCACCGCCAGGGACTCCACATCCAACCTGAAGAAGCATTTAGAG TGTCACTCACCTTGCCAGATGCGCAAACGGCAGCACAGCGAAATGTCGGAGCCTGAGCCTCTTTTTCTCCCACCCAAGCGGCTGAAGTCCGTTGTTTGGGAGTATTTTGGGTATTTAAAAGACCCAGGAGGCACCATCCTTGTTGATGGTTATCCAGTTTGTAGAATGTGTCGGAAAAAAGTGTCGGCTCGGGCGGGCAACACTTCAAACATGATGCACCATCTACGTGACCACCACCCCAAGGAATTTGCAAAGCTGAAT AGAAAGCATTCTGTGGTGTGTAGGAAGAGAATAAGGGATGCACCAAGCAGTGATGGACCAAGCAATTACGGACCAAGCATTATGGAAAATCAAACAGAAGAATCAGCCGAAGCAAAAGAAGCTAAGTCCGATCCCACCATTTATTATCAAACACAATCCAGGCTAAATGCactggtttttaatttcatcgTGGAGGATGTGCAACCCATTTCAATTCTCGAGCAACCTGGCTTCAAAAAGTTGATTGAAGCATTAAGCAGAGGCAAAAAAGTCATGAGCCCAAACGCTTTTGTCACCAGGCTTGATGTGACATTTGATAGAATGAAAGGGGAGCTAAAAGCGAAACTCGACAAAGTGCAGACATTGTGTACAACTGCTGATATATGGTCGGTGCAGGACAGAAGTTATTTTGGAATGACGTGCCACTGGCTTGAGGACAATCTCGAAAGGAAGTCTGCTGCTCTTGCCTGCACAAGAATCCCTATCAGCTACACCTGTGAAACCATTATTGCTAAAATTCAAGAAATTCACTCTTCCTATAACATCGAGAGCAAAGTTCAGGCCACCGTCACTGACAACTGTAACAATTTCGTGAAGGCTTTTAAAGAGTTCTCATCTGAGGATGACCAAGAAGTGGAGGACAGTCACTTTGAGGATTTGGGCAGTATTCTTTGTGACGGAGAAATGGGTGGAGACTTCTTTCTGAGTTATTTCTTACCACCCCACCAAAGGTGTGCAGCTCAAACATTGAACTTGATTGCCTCAAAGGACCTAGCGGATGCTGTCTCAAATGGAACGGCAGGTAAATTGCACAGTAGCGCGATTGCAAAATGTGCCGCGATATGGCACAAGACCCATTCCTCTACGGAATCTGCTGAGGCATTGGAATCCATTGCAAAAATGACAATCACAGTTCCTTGCCTGAATAAGTGGAGCTCGGAATACTATGCCGTTAACAAGCTGATGTCGCTTACTGATTCGCAGCTCAACGAATTGACCGAAGCCTTGGGTGTCACACGTTTCACACCTGACGAAACCGCGTATCTCACAGAATATACAGACGTCTTCAAACCAGTGGCATTTGCGCTTGACCTTCTGCAGGGAGAAGAAAAGTGTTTCCTTGGCATTGTGATACCAACGTTGTTGACCCTTAAAAGGAAGCTGGAGGAGAAGGCGGCAAACACCCACCTGTTCTCCAAGGTCATTGAGAACACCGTTAAAGCAATTGACTCCCGCTTCAAGCAGGTGTTTGACAGTTCTGATGCCAGATTGGCCACAGCCACCATGCCACAGTTCAGATTGTGGTGGTTACCAGAAGATGAGAGGGAAGCTCTTCGAGCGCAGTTGATCACTGAGGTTGTACAGGTAGACCAAGGGACTGAGGAAACCGAGACCAATGGAGGCTCTGTTCATGAGGATGATTTCTTCTCATATGGACCTGGAAGTTCTGGCAACAAAGGTGGAAAGAGGGAAGCGGCAGAAGAGGTGTGGCTGTATCTTCAGGGCACAAACAAAGATCTGAAATGCCTAAATGAATTTCCAGGGGTGAAAAAAGTGTTCATCAAGTTCAACACAACTCTGCCCTCAAGCGCCCCAGTGCAACATCTCTTCAGCAACGGGGCCAACGCTGTTACCGCAAAAGGAAATCATCTCACAGATGAACATTTTGAGCGTGTACTCCTTTTACGTTACAACAGCAAAATCACTACTGCGTTGGAGTAA
- the zgc:161969 gene encoding zinc finger BED domain-containing protein 4 isoform X5, translated as MNILDDIGSRARVKMERSRTAFDHWMHKHHFTFRDTRGRNITVQCNLCLPKINILSTARDSTSNLKKHLERKHSVVCRKRIRDAPSSDGPSNYGPSIMENQTEESAEAKEAKSDPTIYYQTQSRLNALVFNFIVEDVQPISILEQPGFKKLIEALSRGKKVMSPNAFVTRLDVTFDRMKGELKAKLDKVQTLCTTADIWSVQDRSYFGMTCHWLEDNLERKSAALACTRIPISYTCETIIAKIQEIHSSYNIESKVQATVTDNCNNFVKAFKEFSSEDDQEVEDSHFEDLGSILCDGEMGGDFFLSYFLPPHQRCAAQTLNLIASKDLADAVSNGTAGKLHSSAIAKCAAIWHKTHSSTESAEALESIAKMTITVPCLNKWSSEYYAVNKLMSLTDSQLNELTEALGVTRFTPDETAYLTEYTDVFKPVAFALDLLQGEEKCFLGIVIPTLLTLKRKLEEKAANTHLFSKVIENTVKAIDSRFKQVFDSSDARLATATMPQFRLWWLPEDEREALRAQLITEVVQVDQGTEETETNGGSVHEDDFFSYGPGSSGNKGGKREAAEEVWLYLQGTNKDLKCLNEFPGVKKVFIKFNTTLPSSAPVQHLFSNGANAVTAKGNHLTDEHFERVLLLRYNSKITTALE; from the exons atgaacatcttggatgacataggg AGCAGAGCTCGTGTGAAGATGGAGCGGTCTCGCACAGCCTTCGACCACTGGATGCACAAACACCACTTCACATTCAGAGACACGCGCGGCAGAAACATCACCGTGCAGTGCAACCTCTGCCTCCCCAAAATCAACATCCTATCCACCGCCAGGGACTCCACATCCAACCTGAAGAAGCATTTAGAG AGAAAGCATTCTGTGGTGTGTAGGAAGAGAATAAGGGATGCACCAAGCAGTGATGGACCAAGCAATTACGGACCAAGCATTATGGAAAATCAAACAGAAGAATCAGCCGAAGCAAAAGAAGCTAAGTCCGATCCCACCATTTATTATCAAACACAATCCAGGCTAAATGCactggtttttaatttcatcgTGGAGGATGTGCAACCCATTTCAATTCTCGAGCAACCTGGCTTCAAAAAGTTGATTGAAGCATTAAGCAGAGGCAAAAAAGTCATGAGCCCAAACGCTTTTGTCACCAGGCTTGATGTGACATTTGATAGAATGAAAGGGGAGCTAAAAGCGAAACTCGACAAAGTGCAGACATTGTGTACAACTGCTGATATATGGTCGGTGCAGGACAGAAGTTATTTTGGAATGACGTGCCACTGGCTTGAGGACAATCTCGAAAGGAAGTCTGCTGCTCTTGCCTGCACAAGAATCCCTATCAGCTACACCTGTGAAACCATTATTGCTAAAATTCAAGAAATTCACTCTTCCTATAACATCGAGAGCAAAGTTCAGGCCACCGTCACTGACAACTGTAACAATTTCGTGAAGGCTTTTAAAGAGTTCTCATCTGAGGATGACCAAGAAGTGGAGGACAGTCACTTTGAGGATTTGGGCAGTATTCTTTGTGACGGAGAAATGGGTGGAGACTTCTTTCTGAGTTATTTCTTACCACCCCACCAAAGGTGTGCAGCTCAAACATTGAACTTGATTGCCTCAAAGGACCTAGCGGATGCTGTCTCAAATGGAACGGCAGGTAAATTGCACAGTAGCGCGATTGCAAAATGTGCCGCGATATGGCACAAGACCCATTCCTCTACGGAATCTGCTGAGGCATTGGAATCCATTGCAAAAATGACAATCACAGTTCCTTGCCTGAATAAGTGGAGCTCGGAATACTATGCCGTTAACAAGCTGATGTCGCTTACTGATTCGCAGCTCAACGAATTGACCGAAGCCTTGGGTGTCACACGTTTCACACCTGACGAAACCGCGTATCTCACAGAATATACAGACGTCTTCAAACCAGTGGCATTTGCGCTTGACCTTCTGCAGGGAGAAGAAAAGTGTTTCCTTGGCATTGTGATACCAACGTTGTTGACCCTTAAAAGGAAGCTGGAGGAGAAGGCGGCAAACACCCACCTGTTCTCCAAGGTCATTGAGAACACCGTTAAAGCAATTGACTCCCGCTTCAAGCAGGTGTTTGACAGTTCTGATGCCAGATTGGCCACAGCCACCATGCCACAGTTCAGATTGTGGTGGTTACCAGAAGATGAGAGGGAAGCTCTTCGAGCGCAGTTGATCACTGAGGTTGTACAGGTAGACCAAGGGACTGAGGAAACCGAGACCAATGGAGGCTCTGTTCATGAGGATGATTTCTTCTCATATGGACCTGGAAGTTCTGGCAACAAAGGTGGAAAGAGGGAAGCGGCAGAAGAGGTGTGGCTGTATCTTCAGGGCACAAACAAAGATCTGAAATGCCTAAATGAATTTCCAGGGGTGAAAAAAGTGTTCATCAAGTTCAACACAACTCTGCCCTCAAGCGCCCCAGTGCAACATCTCTTCAGCAACGGGGCCAACGCTGTTACCGCAAAAGGAAATCATCTCACAGATGAACATTTTGAGCGTGTACTCCTTTTACGTTACAACAGCAAAATCACTACTGCGTTGGAGTAA
- the zgc:161969 gene encoding zinc finger BED domain-containing protein 4 isoform X1, with protein sequence MNILDDIGSRARVKMERSRTAFDHWMHKHHFTFRDTRGRNITVQCNLCLPKINILSTARDSTSNLKKHLECHSPCQMRKRQHSEMSEPEPLFLPPKRLKSVVWEYFGYLKDPGGTILVDGYPVCRMCRKKVSARAGNTSNMMHHLRDHHPKEFAKLNRKHSVVCRKRIRDAPSSDGPSNYGPSIMENQTEESAEAKEAKSDPTIYYQTQSRLNALVFNFIVEDVQPISILEQPGFKKLIEALSRGKKVMSPNAFVTRLDVTFDRMKGELKAKLDKVQTLCTTADIWSVQDRSYFGMTCHWLEDNLERKSAALACTRIPISYTCETIIAKIQEIHSSYNIESKVQATVTDNCNNFVKAFKEFSSEDDQEVEDSHFEDLGSILCDGEMGGDFFLSYFLPPHQRCAAQTLNLIASKDLADAVSNGTAGKLHSSAIAKCAAIWHKTHSSTESAEALESIAKMTITVPCLNKWSSEYYAVNKLMSLTDSQLNELTEALGVTRFTPDETAYLTEYTDVFKPVAFALDLLQGEEKCFLGIVIPTLLTLKRKLEEKAANTHLFSKVIENTVKAIDSRFKQVFDSSDARLATATMPQFRLWWLPEDEREALRAQLITEVVQVDQGTEETETNGGSVHEDDFFSYGPGSSGNKGGKREAAEEVWLYLQGTNKDLKCLNEFPGVKKVFIKFNTTLPSSAPVQHLFSNGANAVTAKGNHLTDEHFERVLLLRYNSKITTALE encoded by the exons atgaacatcttggatgacataggg AGCAGAGCTCGTGTGAAGATGGAGCGGTCTCGCACAGCCTTCGACCACTGGATGCACAAACACCACTTCACATTCAGAGACACGCGCGGCAGAAACATCACCGTGCAGTGCAACCTCTGCCTCCCCAAAATCAACATCCTATCCACCGCCAGGGACTCCACATCCAACCTGAAGAAGCATTTAGAG TGTCACTCACCTTGCCAGATGCGCAAACGGCAGCACAGCGAAATGTCGGAGCCTGAGCCTCTTTTTCTCCCACCCAAGCGGCTGAAGTCCGTTGTTTGGGAGTATTTTGGGTATTTAAAAGACCCAGGAGGCACCATCCTTGTTGATGGTTATCCAGTTTGTAGAATGTGTCGGAAAAAAGTGTCGGCTCGGGCGGGCAACACTTCAAACATGATGCACCATCTACGTGACCACCACCCCAAGGAATTTGCAAAGCTGAAT AGAAAGCATTCTGTGGTGTGTAGGAAGAGAATAAGGGATGCACCAAGCAGTGATGGACCAAGCAATTACGGACCAAGCATTATGGAAAATCAAACAGAAGAATCAGCCGAAGCAAAAGAAGCTAAGTCCGATCCCACCATTTATTATCAAACACAATCCAGGCTAAATGCactggtttttaatttcatcgTGGAGGATGTGCAACCCATTTCAATTCTCGAGCAACCTGGCTTCAAAAAGTTGATTGAAGCATTAAGCAGAGGCAAAAAAGTCATGAGCCCAAACGCTTTTGTCACCAGGCTTGATGTGACATTTGATAGAATGAAAGGGGAGCTAAAAGCGAAACTCGACAAAGTGCAGACATTGTGTACAACTGCTGATATATGGTCGGTGCAGGACAGAAGTTATTTTGGAATGACGTGCCACTGGCTTGAGGACAATCTCGAAAGGAAGTCTGCTGCTCTTGCCTGCACAAGAATCCCTATCAGCTACACCTGTGAAACCATTATTGCTAAAATTCAAGAAATTCACTCTTCCTATAACATCGAGAGCAAAGTTCAGGCCACCGTCACTGACAACTGTAACAATTTCGTGAAGGCTTTTAAAGAGTTCTCATCTGAGGATGACCAAGAAGTGGAGGACAGTCACTTTGAGGATTTGGGCAGTATTCTTTGTGACGGAGAAATGGGTGGAGACTTCTTTCTGAGTTATTTCTTACCACCCCACCAAAGGTGTGCAGCTCAAACATTGAACTTGATTGCCTCAAAGGACCTAGCGGATGCTGTCTCAAATGGAACGGCAGGTAAATTGCACAGTAGCGCGATTGCAAAATGTGCCGCGATATGGCACAAGACCCATTCCTCTACGGAATCTGCTGAGGCATTGGAATCCATTGCAAAAATGACAATCACAGTTCCTTGCCTGAATAAGTGGAGCTCGGAATACTATGCCGTTAACAAGCTGATGTCGCTTACTGATTCGCAGCTCAACGAATTGACCGAAGCCTTGGGTGTCACACGTTTCACACCTGACGAAACCGCGTATCTCACAGAATATACAGACGTCTTCAAACCAGTGGCATTTGCGCTTGACCTTCTGCAGGGAGAAGAAAAGTGTTTCCTTGGCATTGTGATACCAACGTTGTTGACCCTTAAAAGGAAGCTGGAGGAGAAGGCGGCAAACACCCACCTGTTCTCCAAGGTCATTGAGAACACCGTTAAAGCAATTGACTCCCGCTTCAAGCAGGTGTTTGACAGTTCTGATGCCAGATTGGCCACAGCCACCATGCCACAGTTCAGATTGTGGTGGTTACCAGAAGATGAGAGGGAAGCTCTTCGAGCGCAGTTGATCACTGAGGTTGTACAGGTAGACCAAGGGACTGAGGAAACCGAGACCAATGGAGGCTCTGTTCATGAGGATGATTTCTTCTCATATGGACCTGGAAGTTCTGGCAACAAAGGTGGAAAGAGGGAAGCGGCAGAAGAGGTGTGGCTGTATCTTCAGGGCACAAACAAAGATCTGAAATGCCTAAATGAATTTCCAGGGGTGAAAAAAGTGTTCATCAAGTTCAACACAACTCTGCCCTCAAGCGCCCCAGTGCAACATCTCTTCAGCAACGGGGCCAACGCTGTTACCGCAAAAGGAAATCATCTCACAGATGAACATTTTGAGCGTGTACTCCTTTTACGTTACAACAGCAAAATCACTACTGCGTTGGAGTAA
- the zgc:161969 gene encoding zinc finger BED domain-containing protein 4 isoform X2, translating into MGSRARVKMERSRTAFDHWMHKHHFTFRDTRGRNITVQCNLCLPKINILSTARDSTSNLKKHLECHSPCQMRKRQHSEMSEPEPLFLPPKRLKSVVWEYFGYLKDPGGTILVDGYPVCRMCRKKVSARAGNTSNMMHHLRDHHPKEFAKLNRKHSVVCRKRIRDAPSSDGPSNYGPSIMENQTEESAEAKEAKSDPTIYYQTQSRLNALVFNFIVEDVQPISILEQPGFKKLIEALSRGKKVMSPNAFVTRLDVTFDRMKGELKAKLDKVQTLCTTADIWSVQDRSYFGMTCHWLEDNLERKSAALACTRIPISYTCETIIAKIQEIHSSYNIESKVQATVTDNCNNFVKAFKEFSSEDDQEVEDSHFEDLGSILCDGEMGGDFFLSYFLPPHQRCAAQTLNLIASKDLADAVSNGTAGKLHSSAIAKCAAIWHKTHSSTESAEALESIAKMTITVPCLNKWSSEYYAVNKLMSLTDSQLNELTEALGVTRFTPDETAYLTEYTDVFKPVAFALDLLQGEEKCFLGIVIPTLLTLKRKLEEKAANTHLFSKVIENTVKAIDSRFKQVFDSSDARLATATMPQFRLWWLPEDEREALRAQLITEVVQVDQGTEETETNGGSVHEDDFFSYGPGSSGNKGGKREAAEEVWLYLQGTNKDLKCLNEFPGVKKVFIKFNTTLPSSAPVQHLFSNGANAVTAKGNHLTDEHFERVLLLRYNSKITTALE; encoded by the exons atgggg AGCAGAGCTCGTGTGAAGATGGAGCGGTCTCGCACAGCCTTCGACCACTGGATGCACAAACACCACTTCACATTCAGAGACACGCGCGGCAGAAACATCACCGTGCAGTGCAACCTCTGCCTCCCCAAAATCAACATCCTATCCACCGCCAGGGACTCCACATCCAACCTGAAGAAGCATTTAGAG TGTCACTCACCTTGCCAGATGCGCAAACGGCAGCACAGCGAAATGTCGGAGCCTGAGCCTCTTTTTCTCCCACCCAAGCGGCTGAAGTCCGTTGTTTGGGAGTATTTTGGGTATTTAAAAGACCCAGGAGGCACCATCCTTGTTGATGGTTATCCAGTTTGTAGAATGTGTCGGAAAAAAGTGTCGGCTCGGGCGGGCAACACTTCAAACATGATGCACCATCTACGTGACCACCACCCCAAGGAATTTGCAAAGCTGAAT AGAAAGCATTCTGTGGTGTGTAGGAAGAGAATAAGGGATGCACCAAGCAGTGATGGACCAAGCAATTACGGACCAAGCATTATGGAAAATCAAACAGAAGAATCAGCCGAAGCAAAAGAAGCTAAGTCCGATCCCACCATTTATTATCAAACACAATCCAGGCTAAATGCactggtttttaatttcatcgTGGAGGATGTGCAACCCATTTCAATTCTCGAGCAACCTGGCTTCAAAAAGTTGATTGAAGCATTAAGCAGAGGCAAAAAAGTCATGAGCCCAAACGCTTTTGTCACCAGGCTTGATGTGACATTTGATAGAATGAAAGGGGAGCTAAAAGCGAAACTCGACAAAGTGCAGACATTGTGTACAACTGCTGATATATGGTCGGTGCAGGACAGAAGTTATTTTGGAATGACGTGCCACTGGCTTGAGGACAATCTCGAAAGGAAGTCTGCTGCTCTTGCCTGCACAAGAATCCCTATCAGCTACACCTGTGAAACCATTATTGCTAAAATTCAAGAAATTCACTCTTCCTATAACATCGAGAGCAAAGTTCAGGCCACCGTCACTGACAACTGTAACAATTTCGTGAAGGCTTTTAAAGAGTTCTCATCTGAGGATGACCAAGAAGTGGAGGACAGTCACTTTGAGGATTTGGGCAGTATTCTTTGTGACGGAGAAATGGGTGGAGACTTCTTTCTGAGTTATTTCTTACCACCCCACCAAAGGTGTGCAGCTCAAACATTGAACTTGATTGCCTCAAAGGACCTAGCGGATGCTGTCTCAAATGGAACGGCAGGTAAATTGCACAGTAGCGCGATTGCAAAATGTGCCGCGATATGGCACAAGACCCATTCCTCTACGGAATCTGCTGAGGCATTGGAATCCATTGCAAAAATGACAATCACAGTTCCTTGCCTGAATAAGTGGAGCTCGGAATACTATGCCGTTAACAAGCTGATGTCGCTTACTGATTCGCAGCTCAACGAATTGACCGAAGCCTTGGGTGTCACACGTTTCACACCTGACGAAACCGCGTATCTCACAGAATATACAGACGTCTTCAAACCAGTGGCATTTGCGCTTGACCTTCTGCAGGGAGAAGAAAAGTGTTTCCTTGGCATTGTGATACCAACGTTGTTGACCCTTAAAAGGAAGCTGGAGGAGAAGGCGGCAAACACCCACCTGTTCTCCAAGGTCATTGAGAACACCGTTAAAGCAATTGACTCCCGCTTCAAGCAGGTGTTTGACAGTTCTGATGCCAGATTGGCCACAGCCACCATGCCACAGTTCAGATTGTGGTGGTTACCAGAAGATGAGAGGGAAGCTCTTCGAGCGCAGTTGATCACTGAGGTTGTACAGGTAGACCAAGGGACTGAGGAAACCGAGACCAATGGAGGCTCTGTTCATGAGGATGATTTCTTCTCATATGGACCTGGAAGTTCTGGCAACAAAGGTGGAAAGAGGGAAGCGGCAGAAGAGGTGTGGCTGTATCTTCAGGGCACAAACAAAGATCTGAAATGCCTAAATGAATTTCCAGGGGTGAAAAAAGTGTTCATCAAGTTCAACACAACTCTGCCCTCAAGCGCCCCAGTGCAACATCTCTTCAGCAACGGGGCCAACGCTGTTACCGCAAAAGGAAATCATCTCACAGATGAACATTTTGAGCGTGTACTCCTTTTACGTTACAACAGCAAAATCACTACTGCGTTGGAGTAA
- the zgc:161969 gene encoding zinc finger BED domain-containing protein 4 isoform X3 has protein sequence MTWGARVKMERSRTAFDHWMHKHHFTFRDTRGRNITVQCNLCLPKINILSTARDSTSNLKKHLECHSPCQMRKRQHSEMSEPEPLFLPPKRLKSVVWEYFGYLKDPGGTILVDGYPVCRMCRKKVSARAGNTSNMMHHLRDHHPKEFAKLNRKHSVVCRKRIRDAPSSDGPSNYGPSIMENQTEESAEAKEAKSDPTIYYQTQSRLNALVFNFIVEDVQPISILEQPGFKKLIEALSRGKKVMSPNAFVTRLDVTFDRMKGELKAKLDKVQTLCTTADIWSVQDRSYFGMTCHWLEDNLERKSAALACTRIPISYTCETIIAKIQEIHSSYNIESKVQATVTDNCNNFVKAFKEFSSEDDQEVEDSHFEDLGSILCDGEMGGDFFLSYFLPPHQRCAAQTLNLIASKDLADAVSNGTAGKLHSSAIAKCAAIWHKTHSSTESAEALESIAKMTITVPCLNKWSSEYYAVNKLMSLTDSQLNELTEALGVTRFTPDETAYLTEYTDVFKPVAFALDLLQGEEKCFLGIVIPTLLTLKRKLEEKAANTHLFSKVIENTVKAIDSRFKQVFDSSDARLATATMPQFRLWWLPEDEREALRAQLITEVVQVDQGTEETETNGGSVHEDDFFSYGPGSSGNKGGKREAAEEVWLYLQGTNKDLKCLNEFPGVKKVFIKFNTTLPSSAPVQHLFSNGANAVTAKGNHLTDEHFERVLLLRYNSKITTALE, from the exons atgacatgggg AGCTCGTGTGAAGATGGAGCGGTCTCGCACAGCCTTCGACCACTGGATGCACAAACACCACTTCACATTCAGAGACACGCGCGGCAGAAACATCACCGTGCAGTGCAACCTCTGCCTCCCCAAAATCAACATCCTATCCACCGCCAGGGACTCCACATCCAACCTGAAGAAGCATTTAGAG TGTCACTCACCTTGCCAGATGCGCAAACGGCAGCACAGCGAAATGTCGGAGCCTGAGCCTCTTTTTCTCCCACCCAAGCGGCTGAAGTCCGTTGTTTGGGAGTATTTTGGGTATTTAAAAGACCCAGGAGGCACCATCCTTGTTGATGGTTATCCAGTTTGTAGAATGTGTCGGAAAAAAGTGTCGGCTCGGGCGGGCAACACTTCAAACATGATGCACCATCTACGTGACCACCACCCCAAGGAATTTGCAAAGCTGAAT AGAAAGCATTCTGTGGTGTGTAGGAAGAGAATAAGGGATGCACCAAGCAGTGATGGACCAAGCAATTACGGACCAAGCATTATGGAAAATCAAACAGAAGAATCAGCCGAAGCAAAAGAAGCTAAGTCCGATCCCACCATTTATTATCAAACACAATCCAGGCTAAATGCactggtttttaatttcatcgTGGAGGATGTGCAACCCATTTCAATTCTCGAGCAACCTGGCTTCAAAAAGTTGATTGAAGCATTAAGCAGAGGCAAAAAAGTCATGAGCCCAAACGCTTTTGTCACCAGGCTTGATGTGACATTTGATAGAATGAAAGGGGAGCTAAAAGCGAAACTCGACAAAGTGCAGACATTGTGTACAACTGCTGATATATGGTCGGTGCAGGACAGAAGTTATTTTGGAATGACGTGCCACTGGCTTGAGGACAATCTCGAAAGGAAGTCTGCTGCTCTTGCCTGCACAAGAATCCCTATCAGCTACACCTGTGAAACCATTATTGCTAAAATTCAAGAAATTCACTCTTCCTATAACATCGAGAGCAAAGTTCAGGCCACCGTCACTGACAACTGTAACAATTTCGTGAAGGCTTTTAAAGAGTTCTCATCTGAGGATGACCAAGAAGTGGAGGACAGTCACTTTGAGGATTTGGGCAGTATTCTTTGTGACGGAGAAATGGGTGGAGACTTCTTTCTGAGTTATTTCTTACCACCCCACCAAAGGTGTGCAGCTCAAACATTGAACTTGATTGCCTCAAAGGACCTAGCGGATGCTGTCTCAAATGGAACGGCAGGTAAATTGCACAGTAGCGCGATTGCAAAATGTGCCGCGATATGGCACAAGACCCATTCCTCTACGGAATCTGCTGAGGCATTGGAATCCATTGCAAAAATGACAATCACAGTTCCTTGCCTGAATAAGTGGAGCTCGGAATACTATGCCGTTAACAAGCTGATGTCGCTTACTGATTCGCAGCTCAACGAATTGACCGAAGCCTTGGGTGTCACACGTTTCACACCTGACGAAACCGCGTATCTCACAGAATATACAGACGTCTTCAAACCAGTGGCATTTGCGCTTGACCTTCTGCAGGGAGAAGAAAAGTGTTTCCTTGGCATTGTGATACCAACGTTGTTGACCCTTAAAAGGAAGCTGGAGGAGAAGGCGGCAAACACCCACCTGTTCTCCAAGGTCATTGAGAACACCGTTAAAGCAATTGACTCCCGCTTCAAGCAGGTGTTTGACAGTTCTGATGCCAGATTGGCCACAGCCACCATGCCACAGTTCAGATTGTGGTGGTTACCAGAAGATGAGAGGGAAGCTCTTCGAGCGCAGTTGATCACTGAGGTTGTACAGGTAGACCAAGGGACTGAGGAAACCGAGACCAATGGAGGCTCTGTTCATGAGGATGATTTCTTCTCATATGGACCTGGAAGTTCTGGCAACAAAGGTGGAAAGAGGGAAGCGGCAGAAGAGGTGTGGCTGTATCTTCAGGGCACAAACAAAGATCTGAAATGCCTAAATGAATTTCCAGGGGTGAAAAAAGTGTTCATCAAGTTCAACACAACTCTGCCCTCAAGCGCCCCAGTGCAACATCTCTTCAGCAACGGGGCCAACGCTGTTACCGCAAAAGGAAATCATCTCACAGATGAACATTTTGAGCGTGTACTCCTTTTACGTTACAACAGCAAAATCACTACTGCGTTGGAGTAA